Proteins encoded in a region of the Natator depressus isolate rNatDep1 chromosome 23, rNatDep2.hap1, whole genome shotgun sequence genome:
- the LOC141976853 gene encoding uncharacterized protein LOC141976853 encodes MQSSSAEVTMMESQNRKRAPAWTEREVRDLIAVWGEESVLSELRSSFRNAKTFVKISQGMKDRGHNRDPKQCRVKLKELRQAYQKTREANGRSGSEPQTCRFYDELHAILGGSATTTPAVLFDSFNGDGGNTEAGFGDKEDDDDDEVVDSSQQASGETGFPDSQELFLTLDLEPVPPEPTQGCLLDPAGGEGTSAACVSMITGSSPSQRLVKIRKKKKRTRDEMFSELMLSSHTDRAQTNAWRQIMSECRKAQNDQEERWRAEESKWRAEESKWRAEERAEARMWRQRDERRQDSMLRLLEDQTSMLQCMAELQQRQLEHRLPLQPLCNQLPSSPSSIASTPRRPRTRWGGHRPTSHSTTEDCPKKRRLSFNKF; translated from the exons atgcagagctcatcagcagaggtgaccatgatggagtctcagaatcgcaaaagagctccagcatggaccgaacgggaggtacgggatctgatcgctgtatggggagaggaatccgtgctatcagaactccgttccagttttcgaaatgccaaaacctttgtcaagatctcccagggcatgaaggacagaggccataacagggacccgaagcagtgccgcgtgaaactgaaggagctgaggcaagcctaccagaaaaccagagaggcgaacggccgctccgggtcagagccccaaacatgccgcttctatgatgagctgcatgccattttagggggttcagccaccactaccccagccgtgttgtttgactccttcaatggagatggaggcaatacggaagcaggttttggggacaaagaagatgatgatgatgacgaggttgtagatagctcacagcaagcaagcggagaaaccggttttcccgacagccaggaactgtttctcaccctggacctggagccagtaccccctgaacccacccaaggctgcctcctggacccagcaggcggagaagggacctccg ctgcatgtgtttcaatgatcacaggatcttctccttcccagaggctagtgaagattagaaagaaaaaaaaacgcactcgagatgaaatgttctccgagctcatgctgtcctcccacactgacagagcacagacgaatgcgtggaggcaaataatgtcagagtgcaggaaagcacaaaatgaccaggaggagaggtggcgggctgaagagagtaagtggcgggctgaagagagtaagtggcgggctgaagagagggctgaagctcgaatgtggcggcagcgtgatgagaggaggcaggattcaatgctgaggctgctggaggaccaaaccagtatgctccagtgtatggctgagctgcagcaaaggcagctggagcacagactgccactacagcccctgtgtaaccaactgccctcctccccaagttccatagcctccacacccagacgcccaagaacgcggtggggtggccaccggccaaccagccactccaccacagaggattgcccaaaaaaaagaaggctgtcattcaataaattttaa